A single genomic interval of Astyanax mexicanus isolate ESR-SI-001 chromosome 4, AstMex3_surface, whole genome shotgun sequence harbors:
- the LOC125801712 gene encoding uncharacterized protein LOC125801712 isoform X2 has translation MHTLVWLRMTVTRLGILLLFLLGMVYVYHVSALCSTPKVLCCVGRNDSCNQGCYCDEYCFQNKDCCSDYNSTCRKQPMKVVFDLTLSTQSRVNTEEAMGSLQNFARQVEELLRKEQCKNCSMKIIQVHQKPEDP, from the exons ATGCACACACTCGTGTGGTTGAGGATGACAGTCACACGGTTAGGAATTCTCCTGCTGTTTCTATTAGGAATGGTGTACGTGTACCATGTGTCAG ctttATGCTCAACCCCCAAAGTTCTGTGCTGTGTGGGGAGAAATGATAGCTGCAATCAAGGTTGTTACTGTGATGAGTACTGCTTCCAGAATAAAGACTGCTGCTCGGACTACAACTCAACCTGCAGGAAAC AGCCAATGAAAGTTGTATTTGACCTGACCTTGTCTACACAGTCGAGAGTAAATACAGAAGAGGCAATGGGAAGCCTGCAAAAT TTTGCTCGTCAGGTGGAGGAGCTCTTACGGAAGGAGCAGTGTAAGAACTGCTCAATGAAGATCATACAAGTTCATCAGAAACCAGAGGACCCCTAA